The following proteins are encoded in a genomic region of Enterocloster clostridioformis:
- a CDS encoding NCS2 family permease — MKQETGRIDRFFQVSQNHSSVRTEVLAGITTFITIAYILILNPQILADPYVIMGDAAMAGKIANGVFIGTCIGAFIGTILCALYARVPFAQAPGMGLNAFFAYTVVLGMGYTYGQALVVVFISGVFFIVITAIGLREAIIRSIPDAVKTAITPGIGLFITIIGLKNAGIVISNPATLVSLVDFSQWKIEGADLALMSSALVALAGLVIMGTLHARKIKGSILLGIVAATLIGIPLGVTHISNLDMNIGMKFRDFAEVSFVKMDFAGLFSGANMVETIFTVTMLVISFSLVNMFDSIGTLLGAAKQSGMIDENGEVIRMKQALMSDAISTAAGAMVGTSTVTTVVESSAGIAAGGRTGLTSLVTALLFLGAILFAPIVSIVPAAATAPALIFVGILMLGNIRDVDFSDMSNALPAFCTIVFMPFTYSIANGVAFGLITYCLMKLTTGRRQDVKVLTLAISVVFVVRYAFMTLG; from the coding sequence TTGAAACAAGAAACAGGACGTATAGACCGATTTTTCCAGGTATCTCAGAACCATTCAAGCGTCAGGACTGAAGTGCTTGCAGGAATCACCACTTTTATAACCATTGCCTATATTCTGATTTTGAATCCGCAGATTTTAGCAGACCCCTACGTCATCATGGGGGATGCTGCCATGGCAGGGAAAATTGCAAATGGCGTATTTATCGGCACATGTATTGGAGCTTTCATCGGAACGATCCTCTGTGCTTTGTATGCCAGAGTGCCCTTTGCGCAGGCGCCCGGAATGGGATTAAACGCATTTTTTGCATACACGGTTGTGCTGGGAATGGGCTACACATATGGCCAGGCCCTGGTGGTTGTGTTTATCTCAGGCGTATTCTTCATTGTGATAACGGCCATCGGACTGCGCGAGGCTATCATAAGGTCCATACCCGACGCGGTAAAGACAGCCATCACCCCCGGAATCGGATTGTTCATCACCATCATCGGTCTGAAAAATGCAGGTATTGTCATTTCAAATCCAGCCACCCTTGTAAGCCTGGTGGACTTTTCTCAATGGAAAATAGAAGGGGCTGACCTGGCTCTTATGAGCAGCGCTCTGGTCGCGCTGGCCGGACTGGTCATCATGGGAACGCTTCATGCCAGAAAAATTAAGGGTTCCATTCTTCTGGGTATCGTGGCTGCCACGCTCATAGGAATACCTCTGGGAGTGACCCATATTTCAAACCTGGATATGAATATCGGAATGAAATTCAGGGATTTCGCAGAGGTATCATTTGTGAAAATGGACTTTGCCGGATTATTTTCTGGGGCCAATATGGTGGAGACCATCTTTACAGTAACCATGCTGGTCATCAGCTTTTCACTTGTGAACATGTTTGATTCCATCGGCACACTTCTGGGCGCTGCCAAGCAGTCGGGCATGATTGATGAAAATGGCGAGGTAATCAGGATGAAGCAGGCTCTGATGTCGGATGCCATTTCTACGGCTGCCGGTGCCATGGTGGGAACATCCACGGTAACCACTGTGGTGGAATCCAGCGCCGGCATTGCGGCCGGAGGAAGGACTGGACTTACAAGCCTGGTAACAGCCCTTTTGTTTTTGGGAGCCATTCTGTTTGCGCCTATTGTAAGTATTGTTCCTGCGGCAGCCACTGCGCCGGCGTTGATTTTTGTGGGCATCTTAATGCTGGGAAATATCAGGGATGTGGATTTTAGTGATATGAGCAACGCCCTTCCCGCTTTCTGCACCATTGTATTCATGCCGTTTACATATTCAATCGCCAATGGCGTTGCGTTCGGATTGATTACGTATTGCCTGATGAAGCTTACCACTGGCAGGAGACAGGATGTGAAGGTGCTGACACTGGCTATTTCAGTAGTGTTCGTGGTGAGGTATGCATTTATGACGCTGGGATAA
- a CDS encoding DUF3298 and DUF4163 domain-containing protein, whose product MQTITELTLNDSMFYRNIPVFTYHITYPSFSTTCVLAAAQTANTYYMQLAKTTEQYCRTVLYPQAVESARYIPANYPPFNRYTLDMTYHITYNSGCITSLYMDTYTYMGGAHQELKRTSDTWDFSSGRQLHLDDISPLTPAALTGLQTAIEQQIAERLKESPGAYFEDYPYLLRNNFNQSQFFLRPGQIVIYYQQYEIAPYATGVPEFSFPRPYNQMTTRR is encoded by the coding sequence ATGCAGACAATCACAGAACTAACCTTAAACGACTCCATGTTTTATAGGAACATACCGGTTTTTACCTATCACATTACTTATCCATCTTTCTCCACCACCTGTGTTTTAGCTGCTGCCCAAACAGCAAACACCTATTATATGCAGCTTGCAAAGACTACAGAACAGTATTGCCGTACCGTCCTCTACCCCCAGGCGGTTGAGAGTGCCAGATATATCCCGGCCAATTATCCGCCCTTTAACCGCTACACCCTGGATATGACTTATCATATAACCTATAATTCCGGCTGCATTACCAGTCTTTATATGGATACCTACACCTACATGGGCGGCGCCCACCAGGAGCTGAAACGGACATCGGACACCTGGGATTTCAGCTCCGGCAGACAGTTACACCTGGATGATATTTCTCCCCTTACTCCCGCCGCCCTGACCGGGCTTCAAACAGCCATAGAACAGCAAATTGCAGAACGCTTAAAGGAATCCCCGGGAGCTTACTTTGAAGATTACCCCTATCTTCTGAGAAATAATTTTAATCAAAGTCAGTTCTTTCTGCGGCCCGGACAAATTGTCATATATTATCAGCAATATGAAATTGCTCCCTATGCAACGGGCGTACCGGAATTTTCCTTTCCGCGGCCATACAATCAAATGACTACAAGGAGGTAA
- a CDS encoding DUF6431 domain-containing protein, producing the protein MIIVSEYTESDKGDGVITIHCNENCICPICRSPVSHRDWKPRIMKLDGGQVVWLMIERRRCDNEGCRRLHSLLPDKLVPYKHYGSDLIAAVLDGDIMPEDTMNEDYPCDETIRRWHHWLMANFSRTEGYCRQAMSLLRNPGLAGAAILETIRKSCDRWLPAVLRMVYNSGGFLVSV; encoded by the coding sequence ATGATTATTGTATCAGAGTACACGGAATCTGACAAGGGGGATGGCGTAATTACTATCCATTGTAACGAAAATTGTATATGCCCCATATGCCGGTCCCCTGTCAGCCACCGTGACTGGAAACCACGAATCATGAAGCTGGATGGCGGACAGGTGGTGTGGCTGATGATTGAGCGGAGACGGTGTGACAATGAGGGCTGCCGGAGGCTTCACAGTCTTCTCCCTGATAAGCTCGTCCCTTATAAGCATTATGGCTCCGACCTTATCGCTGCCGTGCTGGATGGTGATATCATGCCGGAGGATACCATGAACGAGGATTATCCTTGTGATGAAACCATACGGCGGTGGCACCACTGGCTTATGGCAAACTTCTCCCGGACAGAAGGTTACTGTCGGCAGGCTATGAGCCTCTTAAGGAATCCCGGACTGGCCGGCGCGGCCATTTTGGAAACAATTAGGAAATCCTGTGACAGGTGGCTTCCCGCTGTCCTGCGCATGGTCTATAACTCAGGCGGTTTCCTGGTATCCGTCTGA
- a CDS encoding DUF6774 domain-containing protein has protein sequence MQSCELALSISTLACCIAEGKSPEEIALISSIFMQLGDTLTTIAAHQALCCPPENGDKQTS, from the coding sequence TTGCAATCCTGCGAACTTGCCCTTTCCATATCCACTCTTGCCTGCTGCATTGCAGAAGGTAAAAGCCCTGAAGAAATCGCCCTTATCAGTTCCATATTCATGCAATTGGGGGATACGTTAACCACCATTGCAGCACACCAGGCGCTGTGCTGCCCTCCGGAGAACGGGGATAAGCAGACATCATAA
- a CDS encoding GGDEF domain-containing protein, with product MWSRLKQFLGVIPDFPDFDEVIRALHGDVVKRNFLFHILIIMFECVMVISISMRPGGPFAKPRRVTYFVLYLVLILAAAGVTWLETWIDRKKQADYRLYFRAEAVFLGFFSLWGVAVTLNDQLGGNGLTVYNYVVLILAIMSMMKPWQAALLFLADFILLNGLLPCFPDPAGLDNSFNNLMNSLFPTLAAAAVAASLYNSKLQAKRNEIIIRRQYRQIEAANQMLSREALSDALTNLGNRNRFKKTIQAFEFDKQGCGTLGCIYIDVNGLHEINNHLGHQAGDQMLKTISDIFQEYFDSQDIFRIGGDEFVILCKNVGRGDLEHRTEQVRRRTEEAGFFLSTGLEWRESALDIEDVIQKAERAMQENKRGFYSSKGGERQKRELNQYMERLISEKKDADRFLSILAPVFEGVFFVNLETDTVRQIFIPSYFQEMLEECGDKYSGALLLYADRMVEPQYASLFELCCDYSRLEAMLEGDEIPDFTYRKKDGSRLRLRILKFYHYDSAGKETLWIFSDIEINYIEL from the coding sequence ATGTGGAGCAGATTGAAACAATTTCTGGGAGTCATTCCGGATTTCCCGGATTTTGACGAGGTAATCCGTGCCTTGCATGGTGACGTGGTCAAAAGGAATTTCCTTTTTCACATACTTATTATTATGTTTGAATGTGTGATGGTTATTTCCATATCCATGCGGCCGGGCGGGCCCTTTGCCAAACCCCGCAGAGTGACATATTTTGTTCTGTACCTGGTCCTTATACTGGCAGCAGCAGGCGTCACATGGCTGGAAACATGGATTGACAGGAAGAAGCAGGCGGATTACCGCCTGTATTTTAGGGCAGAGGCTGTATTTCTTGGGTTTTTCAGCCTGTGGGGGGTGGCCGTTACTCTCAATGACCAGCTGGGAGGGAATGGACTTACTGTTTATAATTATGTTGTTTTGATTCTAGCAATCATGTCCATGATGAAGCCTTGGCAGGCGGCGCTTTTGTTTCTGGCGGACTTTATATTGCTCAATGGCCTGCTTCCCTGTTTTCCGGATCCGGCCGGTTTGGATAACAGCTTCAATAACCTGATGAACAGCCTGTTTCCAACCCTGGCCGCGGCGGCCGTTGCAGCCAGCCTGTATAACTCTAAATTGCAGGCCAAACGAAATGAAATCATTATCCGCAGACAGTACCGGCAGATTGAAGCCGCCAATCAGATGCTGAGCCGTGAGGCTCTATCAGATGCCCTGACAAATCTTGGAAACAGAAACCGTTTTAAAAAGACAATTCAGGCTTTTGAATTTGATAAGCAGGGGTGCGGGACTCTTGGCTGTATTTATATTGATGTAAACGGACTGCATGAGATTAACAATCACCTGGGGCATCAGGCAGGAGACCAGATGCTTAAAACCATATCGGACATCTTCCAGGAGTATTTTGATTCCCAGGATATTTTTCGTATTGGAGGAGATGAGTTTGTTATTCTGTGTAAAAATGTGGGACGCGGGGACCTGGAGCACAGGACAGAGCAGGTCCGCAGGCGGACGGAGGAGGCTGGCTTTTTCCTCTCCACAGGACTGGAATGGCGGGAGTCTGCTCTTGACATTGAGGACGTGATCCAAAAGGCAGAGAGAGCCATGCAGGAGAATAAGAGGGGCTTTTACTCTTCTAAGGGGGGAGAACGGCAGAAGCGTGAACTGAACCAGTATATGGAACGGCTTATATCAGAGAAAAAGGACGCGGACCGGTTTCTCAGCATTCTGGCTCCTGTGTTTGAGGGTGTGTTCTTTGTGAATCTGGAGACGGATACAGTGCGGCAGATCTTTATACCTTCCTATTTTCAGGAAATGCTGGAGGAATGTGGTGACAAATATAGCGGGGCCCTGCTGCTGTATGCAGACAGAATGGTGGAACCCCAATATGCTTCGTTATTTGAGCTCTGCTGTGATTACAGCCGCCTTGAAGCTATGCTGGAGGGAGATGAGATACCTGATTTTACATACCGGAAAAAGGATGGGAGCCGGCTGAGGCTGAGAATCCTCAAATTTTATCACTATGACAGCGCAGGCAAGGAAACCTTATGGATTTTTTCCGATATAGAAATCAATTACATTGAACTATGA
- a CDS encoding DUF4397 domain-containing protein, translated as MKGYLMYNDNYYPSMAEDDITSAAAYSEYDSEPYTPDEWLNSQETTPILPLPEDGSDWSDQENDFDMQDRAASPMQAMPRRPMPDRPVAPLPDRPGRPDRPVPPMPDRPGRPNRPVPPRPTPPRPVPPVRPDWSWNWGTILPGIVLPLSPARVRFYNAAVRGPIQIYVNNRLVVSNLNFLNYSRIYNVIPGRYRITVYRGNDMRSPLVDTWMSFQQNQDYTVALVGSGSNFQLQTFSF; from the coding sequence ATGAAAGGTTACCTTATGTATAACGATAATTACTATCCGTCCATGGCAGAGGATGACATCACTTCAGCCGCTGCATATTCCGAATATGATTCTGAGCCTTACACCCCCGATGAATGGCTAAACTCCCAGGAAACCACCCCCATTCTTCCTCTTCCGGAAGATGGAAGCGACTGGTCAGACCAGGAGAATGATTTTGACATGCAGGACAGGGCTGCCAGTCCCATGCAGGCAATGCCCAGGCGCCCTATGCCCGACAGGCCGGTTGCCCCGCTTCCTGACAGACCCGGACGGCCTGACAGGCCGGTTCCTCCTATGCCCGACAGACCCGGACGGCCTAACAGGCCCGTTCCGCCCAGACCCACCCCGCCAAGACCCGTTCCGCCCGTACGCCCAGACTGGTCCTGGAACTGGGGTACAATCCTGCCAGGCATTGTTCTTCCTCTCTCTCCCGCCCGCGTCAGATTCTACAATGCTGCGGTCCGCGGACCGATTCAGATCTACGTGAACAACCGCCTGGTGGTGTCCAATCTAAACTTTTTGAATTACTCCCGCATATACAATGTTATTCCCGGGCGCTACCGCATTACGGTCTACCGGGGCAACGACATGCGCTCGCCTCTGGTGGATACCTGGATGAGCTTCCAGCAGAATCAGGACTACACAGTTGCCCTGGTTGGCTCAGGCTCCAATTTCCAGCTTCAGACATTCTCTTTCTAA
- a CDS encoding ExeA family protein encodes MYKAFYELQRLPFVRDIPSGMLYESPAMADTLGRLSYVADRQLFAVVTADAGCGKSTLVRRFVETLPKEEYIFLYLSDSKLTPRWFYKGMLDQLGVESKFYRGDAKRQLQKEVEIIRGVQGRKVVCILDEAHLLEKETIEEFRFLLNYKFDSMSPMALVLVGQTELWDKLRLQRYAAVRQRIDLSCILPHLDRAQTERYIRSHLAYAGGRQDIFTDKAMDEIFRESTGIPRRINRICNGCLMYASQQGKRLTDEHQVRFVLEHEMLGGEA; translated from the coding sequence ATGTATAAAGCTTTTTACGAATTGCAGCGTCTCCCTTTCGTGCGCGATATCCCGTCGGGGATGCTGTATGAGTCACCGGCGATGGCGGACACCCTTGGGCGCCTGTCTTATGTGGCAGACCGCCAGCTGTTCGCCGTGGTGACGGCGGATGCCGGGTGCGGCAAGTCAACGCTGGTGCGCCGTTTTGTGGAGACGCTCCCCAAAGAGGAATATATCTTCCTCTACCTGTCGGACTCCAAACTGACCCCAAGATGGTTCTACAAAGGCATGCTCGACCAGCTGGGCGTGGAATCAAAGTTCTACCGCGGCGATGCCAAGAGGCAGCTTCAGAAGGAGGTGGAGATCATCCGCGGCGTGCAGGGCAGGAAAGTCGTCTGCATCCTGGATGAAGCACACCTTCTGGAAAAAGAGACCATTGAGGAATTCCGCTTCCTGCTGAATTATAAATTCGATTCTATGAGCCCTATGGCACTCGTGCTCGTCGGGCAGACGGAGCTGTGGGATAAACTCCGGCTCCAGCGGTATGCGGCCGTCAGGCAGCGGATTGATTTAAGCTGCATCCTGCCCCATCTTGACCGTGCGCAGACGGAAAGATATATCCGTTCCCACCTTGCGTATGCCGGAGGCAGGCAGGATATCTTTACCGATAAGGCCATGGACGAGATCTTCCGCGAGTCCACGGGGATCCCAAGGCGCATCAACCGGATCTGTAACGGCTGCCTGATGTACGCCAGCCAGCAGGGAAAGCGTCTCACGGACGAACATCAGGTAAGGTTTGTCCTCGAACATGAGATGCTGGGAGGTGAGGCCTGA
- a CDS encoding DUF4317 domain-containing protein, translating to MNKKEANEIKKLFTPAGCAITRICGCYVDSEKNKKTELKEAFLSLQEEEAFKYFTIFRNALSGTVGKNLINMEFPLHTEAEGGTQNFLLKLRDSQLKDDAILEEFYDKVIAAYDYGENYYIILIHCAYDIPAKATDGTEMFDASDYVYEFIQCTICPVKLSKAGLCYNSLTNTIENRDRDWLVEAPVQGFLFPAFNDRNTDIHSLLYYAKNPEELPDTLIDELLGCVIPMSAKSQKETFQAIVEETLGENCDFETVKNIHENLSELVEETKDEPVPLTLDKYQVKKLLETNGASPEKLEEFEQRYAEVEEGPGTSFVAANVVNTRSFEIKTPDVSIKVSPDKTYLVENRMIDGRPCIVIAINEHVEINGITVRPVAAPKTDDGEDENAQVPF from the coding sequence ATGAATAAGAAAGAAGCAAATGAAATCAAGAAATTGTTTACGCCTGCGGGCTGCGCCATCACCCGTATCTGCGGCTGCTATGTGGACTCGGAGAAAAATAAAAAGACGGAGCTTAAGGAGGCATTCCTCTCTCTTCAGGAAGAAGAGGCCTTTAAATATTTTACCATTTTCAGAAACGCCCTTTCCGGGACCGTCGGAAAGAACCTGATTAATATGGAGTTTCCTTTACATACGGAGGCAGAGGGCGGTACCCAGAATTTTCTCTTAAAGCTCAGGGACAGCCAGTTAAAGGATGACGCCATACTGGAGGAGTTCTATGACAAGGTCATCGCGGCCTATGACTATGGCGAAAATTATTATATCATCCTTATCCACTGTGCCTACGATATCCCGGCCAAGGCAACGGACGGCACTGAGATGTTTGACGCGTCGGATTATGTATACGAATTTATACAGTGCACCATCTGTCCCGTCAAGCTTTCTAAAGCCGGACTGTGCTACAACAGCCTTACAAATACCATTGAAAACCGCGACAGGGACTGGCTGGTGGAAGCGCCTGTCCAGGGCTTTCTGTTTCCTGCCTTTAACGACAGGAATACGGATATACACAGCCTTTTGTACTATGCCAAGAACCCGGAGGAGCTGCCGGATACCCTGATCGACGAGCTGTTGGGCTGCGTGATTCCCATGTCTGCCAAGAGCCAGAAGGAGACATTTCAGGCCATTGTGGAGGAGACACTGGGTGAAAACTGCGATTTTGAGACAGTGAAGAACATCCATGAGAACCTGAGCGAGCTGGTGGAGGAGACAAAGGACGAGCCGGTCCCGCTGACCCTGGACAAGTATCAGGTGAAGAAGCTGTTAGAGACCAACGGCGCCTCCCCTGAGAAGCTGGAGGAGTTTGAACAGAGATATGCAGAAGTGGAGGAGGGCCCCGGCACCAGCTTTGTGGCAGCCAATGTGGTCAACACCAGGAGCTTTGAAATCAAGACCCCGGACGTGAGCATTAAGGTATCCCCGGACAAGACATATCTGGTGGAGAACCGCATGATTGATGGACGGCCCTGTATTGTCATAGCCATCAATGAACATGTGGAGATCAATGGAATCACGGTACGTCCCGTAGCTGCGCCGAAAACGGATGACGGCGAAGATGAAAATGCCCAGGTGCCCTTTTAG
- a CDS encoding DDE-type integrase/transposase/recombinase: MQTIKKDLNGRDNEALSRYTLIAPLLDESLDPAKRSQLREEAASKSGLSERTIFRYLAAYEEKGFEGLKPVVPAQAVVSGRLPDNYRKIVEQAIQLRKEVPRRSVEQIIFILEQEGWAEPGVLKRPTLQRHLYKAGFGTRQMQTYASARESSSKRFCKPNRMMMLQADIKYGCKLPIGKNGAMVQTYLSSAIDDHSRYLVHSRFYDNQEESIVEDTFRNVLLKAGACDAVYFDNGSQYVAKQLKFSLARLGITVRHAKVRSGKSKGKIEKFHQVVDAFLREARIHKVKTLEELNRHWKNYLEEYYHKQPHEGIREYYESLGMPVPPEGITPLQEWNRDCRPLKFLDTSVVAEAFLHHEERLVDKGGCISFQGRKYETKPSLIGFRVEISYDPASPETITIRHKGIEPFTAKPLEMRPFCDKKDPLPISMQETEPDNSRMLEALEKKSAASKKHMADAISFGQYRKDGGSNV; the protein is encoded by the coding sequence ATGCAGACAATCAAAAAAGATTTAAACGGGAGGGATAACGAGGCGCTCTCACGCTACACCTTGATCGCGCCACTGCTTGATGAGAGCCTGGATCCCGCCAAACGCAGCCAGCTGCGGGAAGAAGCAGCCTCAAAGTCAGGCTTATCCGAGCGTACCATCTTCCGGTACCTTGCCGCCTATGAAGAAAAAGGCTTCGAGGGTCTCAAACCCGTCGTGCCGGCTCAGGCGGTTGTCTCCGGGAGGCTGCCGGATAATTACCGGAAGATTGTGGAGCAGGCAATCCAACTGAGGAAGGAAGTACCCAGGCGGAGCGTGGAGCAGATCATCTTCATCCTGGAGCAGGAGGGCTGGGCGGAGCCGGGCGTACTCAAGCGCCCTACCCTGCAGCGTCACCTTTATAAAGCCGGTTTCGGCACGAGACAGATGCAGACATACGCAAGCGCACGCGAAAGCTCGTCCAAACGTTTCTGCAAGCCCAACAGGATGATGATGCTGCAGGCTGATATCAAGTATGGGTGTAAGCTCCCCATAGGGAAAAACGGGGCGATGGTGCAGACATATCTGTCCTCCGCCATCGATGACCACTCCAGATACCTGGTCCATTCCCGGTTTTATGACAACCAGGAGGAAAGCATCGTGGAGGATACCTTCCGGAACGTCCTCTTGAAGGCCGGGGCTTGTGATGCCGTATACTTTGACAACGGTTCGCAGTATGTGGCAAAACAGCTGAAATTCTCCCTTGCCAGACTTGGGATTACGGTTCGGCACGCAAAAGTCCGCAGCGGAAAATCAAAGGGGAAAATAGAAAAATTCCATCAGGTGGTCGATGCTTTTCTCAGGGAGGCCCGGATCCATAAGGTCAAAACACTGGAAGAGCTTAACCGGCACTGGAAAAACTACCTGGAGGAATACTACCATAAGCAGCCGCACGAGGGCATCCGGGAGTATTATGAGAGCCTTGGCATGCCCGTCCCACCAGAAGGGATCACCCCTCTCCAGGAGTGGAACCGGGACTGCCGGCCTTTAAAGTTCCTGGATACATCCGTAGTGGCGGAAGCGTTCCTCCATCATGAAGAACGCCTTGTTGACAAGGGCGGCTGTATCAGCTTTCAGGGCCGCAAATATGAGACAAAACCGTCCCTTATCGGTTTCCGGGTGGAGATTTCCTATGACCCTGCTTCGCCGGAAACCATCACGATCCGCCATAAAGGGATTGAACCGTTTACCGCAAAGCCGCTCGAAATGAGGCCGTTTTGTGATAAAAAAGACCCCCTGCCGATTTCCATGCAGGAAACGGAGCCGGATAATTCCCGTATGCTGGAGGCGCTGGAAAAGAAGAGCGCAGCATCCAAAAAGCACATGGCAGATGCCATCTCTTTCGGACAGTACAGGAAGGATGGTGGCAGCAATGTATAA